Sequence from the Sediminitomix flava genome:
CTCGTGAACTATTTCACAACAGTATAAGTAGGCAACTCCCTGCCATGGATTTATGGCAGGGAAATAGCTCTTTGGTGATACATGTTAATGATAACCTTGTTCTTATCAATTATGAATTTCGTTACCACATAGTCATAATCTAAGAGGCAGTTGATTTTTTTACTGTAATTATTTTTTTCTTTAGATCAATATCTGTTGAAGCGATTATTCTTGATGAATTTTATGGCAAGAACACTTACTTTAAAAGTAACTAAAGTGAATTTTTGAAATAATATAGGCTTTATTTAAAGACATATTTAACAAATGGTTTAGATTATTACCCATAATACTAACTATGATTTTGACACGATTTATAGGCATTTTATTCATTATTTTTTTCATAGGTAGCCCTCAAATAATTATGGCTCAGCACACCTCTGAAAATCAATCTAAAGAGGAAGGGAAGGAAGAAAAACATCATCACACATTTTTTGAAAAGGGATCTATTACGTTAGGAGTAGGAGCTGCATTATCTTCGGAATTAGGAACTGTGGGTATCAATGGAAGGTTGTATTACAATATTGGCGAACATATCTGTTTCGGCCCTGAATTCACTTATTTCAAAAAGAATGAGATAGAATTGTATGATATGGACTTTGTCTTTCATTATATTTTTGAAACTCCTATTGTAGGCATCTACCCAGTAGTGGGCTTAAATTATACAATCGAAAAAGAGTTGGACCATCATCATGAAGAAGATGCATTTGGTGTGTTATGGGGAGTAGGTGTACACAGAAATATAAAAAACATTACCATACTTGGAGAATTTACCAGAGTGGAAAGCAGTTTGAGTGATTCTTTTGTTAGTCTAGCAATCTTGTATACATTTTAAAGTAAATATGGAAGAAATTAAAAATATATTTTGGATAATTGCCGAAATAATTGAGGTTGTAGCAATGACAATATTAATTTATGGATTTCTTAAGGTATTTATAAAATTTATATGTATTGAAGGAAAAGATATCACAAAAGTTGATATATACTATATTCAACGAATAAGATGTCAGATTGGGATTTATATATTACTTGCGCTTGACTTCTTAATCACATCTGATATTATTTTCACTCTCAGTGAGCTTTCAGAGGAACAAATGATTTCCTTAAGTTTATTTATTGTAACTCGAATAGCAATCGGTTATTTCTTAGGGAAAGAAATCAAAGAATTAAGTGAAGAAAAACAAGATGAATAATTAATGGAATGGTATGCCCCTTTAACAATTTTACCAGCAATAGGTTTAATCATTATGTCTACGAGTGGGTTTATTGTAGCACTCAACAATGAACTTACGCAACTTGAACAATTAAAAGAGAAGAATATTCCAATTATTAGAGAAAAGTTAAAACAATTGAAACGTTTAGGGGTCGCTAATGCTTGTCTTTATGGAAGTGCCCTTATTTTTTTATTATCTGGTTTATCAAAAGCAATCTTTCAACATGAATATATATTTAAAATGATGATGATAATTGCTGTCATATTTACTACAATAGCATTATTTTTTTTATGTATCCATTCAATCAAAGCAATCCAAGTAAGACAAAAAAATTTAGATGTTTAATAAAATACCCTTCCTTGAGCTAAATCTTGAGCATTTCCTATACTAATACTTTGAGTATTCTTACAACTTACAATACTGAATTTATCATACTAATATCATCGATATTATATTGCTCTAGCATAAT
This genomic interval carries:
- a CDS encoding DUF1622 domain-containing protein, producing the protein MEEIKNIFWIIAEIIEVVAMTILIYGFLKVFIKFICIEGKDITKVDIYYIQRIRCQIGIYILLALDFLITSDIIFTLSELSEEQMISLSLFIVTRIAIGYFLGKEIKELSEEKQDE